One genomic window of Luteitalea pratensis includes the following:
- a CDS encoding TonB-dependent receptor: protein MFFGFTTRCGRISDPPAVLFFLALLWATPGVAQPAAPSATPEVQGRVVAGETKTPLPGVTVTIEGRPAVAVTDENGAFSIAAPPAAIVHLKATAPGFLPVRVEVNTGAGPAPLELVMQDDLHYAESVTVGPAPRDPFESYQPTSVLSGQELSLKSEGSLGGLLKNEPGVSERSLGPGPSRPVIRGQDGDRVLVLQNSQRTGDLSSQSGDHGVTINPAAASQVEVVRGPATLLYGANAIGGLVNVISNQIPTQAVTRTIGNTQVDLATNGGEAAVAGDLTVGNGKWAMNLGGSGRRSSDYETPEGSVENTQSRGAFASVGVSRTSQNAYLGAGVQIDDTKYGVPVIEEGAITLTPRRQVYGVRGEARNLSGFFTSARGSFAYHRYRHEELVGNIVGTEFRNDLVDVDVRATHREIGNMTGTVGVSGYARTFDSIGEEALSPKVEQDVYSAFSYQEVTWPHATLQFGGRFDHAGYSPEGGLRARNFNNVSFSLGSLFRPNEKSTLAVSFARAARNPALEELYFYGLHAGNFSFEIGNENLDSEVAYGLDVSYRARLSRLSAEVTYFNNRIDNYIFRSPVDGADFAARFGAATSGDATMPDETLPIIEFLGRDARLQGVEAHADVDVTAGLHLELGMDTVHGSLRDSDEPLPRIPPVRFIGGMQYHRDALQVGGQVVSALEQDRVYGSETTTPGYTTLRLFGAYSLQAGRLLHTFSARLDNVTDELYRNHLSLVKDLVPEMGRNFRVVWSVKF from the coding sequence ATGTTTTTTGGGTTCACCACGCGGTGTGGTCGGATTTCCGACCCCCCCGCGGTCCTGTTTTTTCTCGCCCTCCTCTGGGCGACCCCGGGCGTCGCACAGCCTGCCGCGCCGTCTGCCACGCCTGAGGTGCAGGGGCGTGTCGTCGCCGGCGAGACGAAGACACCGTTGCCGGGCGTGACCGTGACCATCGAGGGACGTCCCGCCGTCGCCGTCACCGACGAGAACGGCGCCTTCTCCATCGCGGCCCCGCCCGCCGCCATCGTCCATCTCAAGGCCACCGCGCCAGGGTTCCTCCCGGTCCGCGTCGAGGTCAACACGGGCGCGGGTCCTGCGCCGCTGGAACTCGTCATGCAGGATGACCTGCACTACGCCGAGTCGGTCACCGTCGGCCCGGCGCCGCGCGATCCCTTCGAGTCCTACCAGCCGACCTCGGTGCTATCGGGGCAGGAACTCTCGCTCAAGAGCGAGGGTTCACTCGGCGGCCTGCTCAAGAACGAGCCGGGCGTGTCCGAACGTTCGCTCGGGCCCGGCCCGTCCAGGCCGGTCATTCGCGGCCAGGACGGTGATCGGGTGCTGGTCCTGCAGAACAGCCAGCGCACCGGCGACCTGTCCAGCCAGTCCGGTGACCACGGCGTGACCATCAACCCGGCCGCAGCGAGCCAGGTCGAAGTGGTTCGCGGCCCGGCCACCCTCCTGTATGGCGCCAACGCGATTGGTGGCCTGGTCAACGTCATCTCCAACCAGATCCCGACCCAGGCGGTCACGCGGACCATCGGCAACACGCAGGTCGACCTGGCGACCAACGGCGGTGAAGCCGCGGTCGCGGGTGACCTCACGGTCGGCAATGGCAAATGGGCGATGAACCTCGGCGGATCGGGGCGCCGTTCGAGCGACTACGAGACACCGGAAGGCAGCGTCGAGAACACGCAGTCGCGCGGGGCGTTTGCCAGCGTCGGCGTGTCACGCACGTCGCAGAATGCGTATCTCGGCGCCGGCGTGCAGATCGACGACACGAAGTACGGCGTCCCGGTGATCGAGGAAGGGGCGATTACGCTGACGCCACGGCGGCAGGTCTATGGCGTGCGCGGCGAAGCGCGCAATCTTTCCGGATTCTTCACGTCCGCGCGCGGGTCGTTCGCCTACCACCGCTACCGCCACGAGGAACTCGTCGGCAACATCGTCGGCACCGAGTTCCGCAACGACCTGGTGGACGTGGACGTGCGTGCGACGCACCGCGAGATCGGCAACATGACGGGCACGGTCGGCGTGTCTGGCTACGCGCGCACGTTCGACTCCATCGGCGAGGAAGCGCTCTCGCCGAAGGTGGAGCAGGACGTCTACTCGGCCTTCAGCTACCAGGAGGTGACGTGGCCGCATGCGACGTTGCAGTTCGGCGGCCGTTTCGACCACGCCGGCTACTCGCCGGAGGGCGGCCTGCGGGCCCGCAACTTCAACAACGTCTCGTTCTCGCTGGGTTCGCTCTTCCGGCCCAACGAGAAGAGCACGCTGGCGGTGAGCTTTGCGCGCGCCGCGCGCAACCCTGCCCTCGAGGAGCTGTACTTCTACGGCCTGCACGCCGGCAACTTCTCGTTCGAGATCGGCAACGAGAATCTCGACTCGGAGGTCGCGTACGGCCTCGACGTGTCGTACCGCGCCCGCCTGTCGCGCCTATCGGCCGAGGTCACGTACTTCAACAACCGCATCGACAACTACATCTTCCGCAGCCCTGTCGACGGGGCGGACTTCGCCGCCCGCTTCGGCGCAGCGACGAGCGGCGACGCGACAATGCCGGACGAAACCCTGCCGATCATCGAGTTCCTCGGCCGCGATGCCCGTTTGCAGGGCGTCGAGGCGCATGCCGACGTCGACGTCACGGCCGGCTTGCACCTCGAACTGGGCATGGACACGGTGCACGGCAGCCTGCGCGACAGCGACGAACCCCTGCCGCGCATTCCGCCGGTGCGGTTCATCGGCGGCATGCAGTACCACCGGGATGCGCTGCAGGTCGGCGGGCAGGTCGTCAGCGCGCTCGAGCAGGATCGCGTGTACGGGAGCGAGACGACGACGCCCGGGTACACGACGCTGCGGCTGTTCGGCGCCTACTCGCTGCAGGCGGGACGACTGCTGCACACGTTCTCGGCACGATTGGACAACGTGACCGACGAGCTGTACCGCAATCACCTGTCACTCGTGAAGGACCTCGTGCCCGAGATGGGGCGCAACTTCCGGGTGGTGTGGAGCGTGAAGTTCTAG
- a CDS encoding cob(I)yrinic acid a,c-diamide adenosyltransferase: MPRLTRIYTRKGDDGTTGLGGGQRIAKDALRVATYGTVDELNSVIGVALANGLVPRLAETLPVIQNELFHLGSDLCFLEDDKVAFRIPQIESRHVEALERLMDELNEIVGPIENFVLPGGAPGAAHLHVARTVCRRAEREAIALTRGEKIGTFVIPYLNRLSDALFIMARYENHQRGIPEPRWQSKA, from the coding sequence ATGCCCCGGTTGACGCGCATCTACACACGCAAGGGAGACGATGGGACCACGGGGCTCGGCGGTGGCCAGCGGATTGCCAAGGACGCATTGCGGGTGGCGACGTACGGCACCGTCGACGAACTGAATTCGGTGATCGGTGTCGCCCTTGCCAACGGCCTCGTGCCGCGGCTGGCCGAGACCCTGCCCGTGATCCAGAACGAATTGTTCCACCTCGGGTCGGACCTCTGCTTCCTCGAGGACGACAAGGTCGCCTTCAGGATTCCGCAGATCGAGTCGCGGCACGTCGAAGCCCTCGAACGGCTGATGGACGAGCTGAACGAGATCGTTGGGCCGATCGAGAACTTCGTCCTGCCGGGCGGTGCGCCCGGTGCCGCTCACCTGCACGTCGCGCGCACCGTCTGCCGCCGTGCGGAGCGCGAGGCGATCGCGCTCACACGCGGCGAGAAGATCGGGACGTTCGTGATCCCTTACCTGAATCGGCTCTCGGACGCGCTCTTCATCATGGCTCGGTACGAGAACCACCAGCGCGGCATCCCCGAGCCGCGGTGGCAGAGCAAAGCCTGA
- a CDS encoding glutamate--tRNA ligase family protein produces the protein MLVGRLAPTPSGLLHLGNVCAFAGAWLSARAADGRLLLRIEDVDRERARPDVEQALRDDLAWLGLTWDVETPRQSARDYAPALARLAPRLYRCQCTRAMRAAPLPDGAGCQGRCDGKGYATGAVRFRLEAGSLSFIDCRWGPQHADPRRFGDPILVRRDGLVSYNLAVVADDIDDGVNDVVRGSDLLEYTAVQMQLWSALDAAAPRWLHTPLVLGADGRKLSKSHGSAHVGAMRDAGATPADVWRLVLPWLGIAGATSLAEAVPRWEPSGGPLGPITVSASGADL, from the coding sequence ATGCTTGTCGGCCGCCTCGCGCCCACGCCCTCAGGACTGCTGCACCTCGGCAACGTGTGTGCGTTTGCCGGCGCGTGGCTTTCGGCGCGCGCCGCGGACGGGCGTCTGCTGCTGCGCATCGAGGACGTGGATCGGGAGCGTGCGCGCCCGGATGTCGAGCAGGCGCTCCGCGATGATCTCGCGTGGCTGGGGCTCACCTGGGACGTCGAGACGCCTCGCCAGTCCGCGCGTGACTACGCACCGGCGCTGGCGCGCCTCGCGCCGCGTCTCTATCGCTGCCAGTGCACGCGCGCGATGCGGGCTGCGCCCTTGCCAGACGGCGCCGGCTGTCAGGGGCGATGCGACGGCAAGGGGTACGCCACTGGAGCGGTCCGCTTCAGGCTCGAAGCGGGTTCCCTGTCGTTCATCGACTGCCGCTGGGGCCCCCAGCACGCGGATCCTCGCCGTTTCGGCGATCCGATCCTCGTGCGCCGCGATGGGCTCGTGTCCTACAACCTCGCCGTCGTCGCCGACGACATCGACGATGGCGTGAACGACGTGGTGCGGGGGAGTGACCTGCTCGAGTACACGGCGGTGCAGATGCAGTTGTGGAGCGCGCTGGACGCGGCCGCGCCGCGATGGCTGCACACGCCGCTGGTGCTGGGTGCGGACGGCAGGAAGCTGTCCAAGTCGCACGGGTCGGCGCATGTCGGCGCGATGCGCGATGCAGGGGCGACGCCCGCCGACGTGTGGCGCCTCGTGCTGCCGTGGCTGGGCATCGCAGGAGCGACATCGCTCGCCGAGGCCGTGCCGAGGTGGGAGCCCTCTGGAGGTCCCCTCGGCCCGATTACCGTGAGCGCTTCTGGCGCTGACTTGTAG
- a CDS encoding DUF1186 domain-containing protein codes for MATLACYGPTPQHATKLVASILLRQGGEVADRQIWTTLVSDVRHDPTVREEVRAFIEAHAVRDTVTASRLLGCPHQEGIDYPMGEECPRCPAWAGIDRWTGQSRVPRQWSASVALAILSTPGHVGRPAAIVAADQYRDAIVEAVLATLARITAHPETATDADSSLITDGLYLCARWRDVRVYVPLVTWFRTAETTDLDLIGDVLTEDAGRMLAAVWGGDRGPLQRLVESPTADEYARAAGLNALALLVAWEEAPRDAVVSYFVRLATEGLERTPGQTWNSLAVECAEIEALEVFPALRAACLEGLIELDYIPAVELDEVEAGQRGVRLQDFRSRHPAIRDVLQEMKWAQPVRVTTHAPNRRSDGSKIGRNEPCPCGSGRKYKKCCGATIEWSTL; via the coding sequence ATGGCCACTCTCGCCTGTTACGGGCCGACGCCGCAGCATGCGACGAAGTTGGTGGCGTCGATCCTGCTGCGACAGGGTGGTGAGGTCGCCGATCGCCAGATCTGGACGACCCTGGTCAGCGATGTGCGGCACGACCCGACGGTCCGCGAGGAAGTCCGAGCGTTCATCGAGGCACACGCCGTGCGAGACACCGTCACCGCGTCTCGCCTGCTCGGCTGCCCGCATCAGGAGGGCATCGACTACCCCATGGGGGAGGAATGCCCGCGATGCCCGGCCTGGGCCGGCATCGACCGCTGGACTGGCCAGTCACGCGTGCCGCGCCAATGGTCAGCCTCGGTGGCGCTCGCCATTCTGTCTACTCCCGGGCATGTCGGGCGTCCGGCCGCGATCGTCGCCGCCGACCAGTACCGTGACGCCATCGTCGAGGCCGTCCTCGCCACGCTCGCTCGCATCACCGCGCATCCCGAGACAGCCACCGATGCCGACAGCAGCCTGATCACGGACGGCCTCTATCTGTGCGCTCGCTGGCGCGACGTTCGTGTTTACGTCCCGCTCGTGACGTGGTTCCGCACGGCCGAGACCACCGACCTCGACCTGATTGGAGACGTGCTCACCGAGGACGCCGGGCGCATGCTCGCGGCCGTGTGGGGCGGCGACCGCGGACCACTGCAGCGGCTCGTCGAGTCGCCGACGGCCGACGAGTACGCCCGTGCGGCGGGGTTGAACGCGCTGGCGCTGCTCGTCGCCTGGGAGGAAGCGCCCCGCGACGCCGTCGTGAGCTACTTCGTACGGCTCGCCACCGAGGGGCTTGAACGGACGCCCGGCCAGACATGGAACAGTCTGGCCGTCGAGTGCGCCGAGATCGAGGCCCTCGAGGTGTTCCCGGCGTTGCGTGCGGCGTGCCTGGAGGGCCTCATCGAGCTCGACTACATCCCCGCGGTCGAACTCGACGAGGTCGAGGCGGGGCAGCGAGGCGTCCGACTGCAGGACTTTCGCTCGCGCCACCCAGCCATCCGCGACGTACTGCAGGAGATGAAGTGGGCCCAGCCGGTGCGTGTCACGACGCACGCCCCGAACCGTCGCAGCGATGGCAGCAAGATCGGCCGTAACGAACCGTGTCCCTGTGGCAGCGGACGCAAGTACAAGAAGTGTTGCGGCGCGACTATCGAATGGTCAACTCTCTGA
- a CDS encoding SGNH/GDSL hydrolase family protein, producing the protein MSDADNPGRAPGTGFRAPGPDCLSLPSLVGLSAAHGDAADSAGSPWAPKPWRRRPSPALTIVALGDSTTAGTPGFRSPLEAPPDGEGDTTSQFTWWLMQAEPAWRVLNRGVNGERTDEIATRFERDVLVHAPDVLILLAGVNDVYQGRDPSTVQGQLLAMYTRALKAGLPTIACSIIPYDTATPDQNAGMHAINTWIRETALSMPGLVFCDTRAAAARPDDMDRLFDTPDRLHPTPEGYRRMADALLEVVRELTIR; encoded by the coding sequence ATGTCTGACGCCGACAACCCGGGTCGGGCACCGGGTACCGGGTTCCGGGCACCGGGACCGGACTGCCTCTCGCTACCGTCGCTCGTCGGCCTCAGCGCGGCGCATGGTGATGCCGCTGACAGCGCCGGCTCTCCCTGGGCGCCGAAGCCTTGGCGGAGGCGGCCGAGCCCGGCCCTCACAATCGTCGCGCTCGGCGACTCGACGACAGCGGGGACGCCCGGGTTTCGATCGCCGCTCGAAGCGCCGCCAGACGGCGAGGGCGATACGACCAGCCAGTTCACGTGGTGGCTGATGCAGGCCGAGCCGGCCTGGCGCGTGCTCAACCGCGGCGTGAACGGTGAGCGTACCGACGAGATCGCCACGCGTTTCGAACGCGACGTGCTCGTCCATGCCCCCGACGTCCTGATCCTGCTTGCCGGCGTCAACGATGTCTACCAGGGCCGCGACCCGTCTACCGTCCAGGGGCAATTGCTGGCGATGTACACCCGCGCGCTGAAAGCGGGCCTGCCGACCATCGCGTGCTCGATCATTCCGTACGACACGGCAACGCCGGACCAGAATGCAGGCATGCACGCGATCAACACCTGGATTCGCGAGACCGCCCTGTCGATGCCGGGCCTGGTGTTTTGCGACACGCGTGCTGCGGCGGCGCGGCCCGATGACATGGACCGCCTGTTCGACACGCCTGATCGACTGCACCCCACGCCGGAGGGCTACCGGCGCATGGCGGACGCGCTGCTCGAGGTGGTCAGAGAGTTGACCATTCGATAG
- a CDS encoding dipeptidase, which translates to MPVSTRSLLACAALLTAGALGHVAAQPAASPAAPIPARLDAVLKKAPVIDGHNDLPWEMRTRAKYDFDLIDIAKPQPQLMTDIGRLRAGRVGGQFWSVYVPVELQGDAAVSATLEQIDAVHEMVRRYPSAFALTRTAAEVERAIAAGKVASMIGVEGGHSIDSSIATLRMMHRLGAGYMTLTHSKNVPWADSCSDTPKVQGLSPFGEEVVREMNRLGMLVDLSHVSPDTMADAIRVSQAPVIFSHSDARAVADSVRNVPDDILRQIPKNGGIVMVTFVPGFISQEAAEHSRRSTAETERLRAQFPGDAAAQKKGLDVWTAANPAPRATLAQVADHIDHIRKVAGIDHIGLGSDFDGITSVVQGLENVSTYPALLGELSRRGYADDDIAKISSRNILRVMRAAEAVATRLQPTATPSIKTIEDMDHVTRRGAPVAP; encoded by the coding sequence ATGCCCGTCTCGACCCGATCGCTGCTGGCGTGTGCCGCCCTCCTCACTGCCGGTGCCCTGGGCCACGTGGCCGCGCAGCCCGCTGCGTCACCGGCTGCGCCGATCCCGGCGCGGCTCGATGCCGTCCTGAAGAAGGCGCCCGTCATCGACGGGCACAACGACCTGCCGTGGGAAATGCGGACGCGCGCGAAGTACGACTTCGACCTGATCGATATCGCCAAGCCGCAGCCACAGCTGATGACCGATATCGGGAGGCTCCGGGCCGGGCGGGTCGGCGGGCAGTTCTGGTCGGTCTACGTCCCTGTCGAACTGCAGGGCGATGCCGCGGTGAGTGCGACGCTCGAGCAGATCGACGCCGTGCACGAGATGGTGCGGCGCTACCCGTCGGCGTTCGCGTTGACGCGGACCGCCGCAGAGGTGGAGCGCGCAATCGCCGCGGGCAAGGTCGCGTCGATGATCGGCGTGGAGGGCGGACACTCGATCGACAGCTCGATCGCGACCCTGCGCATGATGCATCGGCTCGGCGCGGGGTACATGACTCTCACCCACAGCAAGAACGTGCCATGGGCCGACTCGTGCAGCGACACGCCGAAGGTGCAGGGCCTCTCGCCCTTCGGCGAAGAGGTCGTGCGCGAGATGAACCGCCTGGGGATGCTGGTGGACCTCAGTCACGTCTCGCCGGACACGATGGCAGACGCGATCCGCGTGTCGCAGGCGCCGGTGATTTTCTCGCACTCCGACGCACGCGCCGTGGCCGACTCCGTCCGCAACGTGCCTGACGACATCCTGCGCCAGATTCCGAAGAACGGCGGCATCGTCATGGTGACGTTCGTGCCGGGATTCATCTCGCAGGAGGCAGCCGAACACTCCCGCCGCTCGACAGCCGAGACCGAGCGACTGCGCGCGCAGTTTCCCGGCGACGCGGCGGCGCAGAAGAAGGGCCTGGACGTATGGACCGCCGCCAATCCGGCTCCGCGCGCGACGCTCGCCCAGGTGGCCGATCACATCGATCACATTCGCAAGGTCGCCGGCATCGATCACATCGGCCTCGGCAGCGACTTCGACGGCATCACCTCAGTGGTGCAGGGGCTCGAAAACGTGAGCACGTACCCGGCGCTGCTCGGAGAACTCTCGCGACGCGGGTACGCGGACGACGACATCGCGAAGATCAGCAGCCGCAACATCCTGCGGGTGATGCGCGCGGCCGAGGCGGTGGCGACGCGACTGCAGCCCACGGCCACGCCGTCGATCAAGACCATCGAGGACATGGATCACGTCACACGCAGGGGCGCGCCGGTAGCGCCCTGA
- a CDS encoding acetyl-CoA hydrolase/transferase family protein, translated as MTSEWSARAVSPDEAVTAIRSGMRVFVHGAAATPTTLLEALARRTDLEGVTVYHLHTAGPAPFAEPDKAGQFRSVSLFTGAPLRGPIDEGRADFVPIFLSDIPGLFFSGRVKLDAALLSVSVPDRHGLCTLGTSVDAARAAADTAPLLIAEVNTRMPRTRGNVVVPVKRLDAFIANDRPLHEHQGAPETAIEAAIGELIADLVEDGSTLQMGIGGIPDAVLRRLGNKLELGVHTEMFSDGLIDLQVGGVITNRRKVVHPNRTVTSFVNGTRRLFDFVDDNPQVEFHPCDRTNDTALIRRNPRVVAINSALEIDLTGQVCADSIGYRIFSGIGGQMDFIRGAALSAGGKPIIALPATAAKGQVSRIVSALKPGAGVVTTRGHVHWIVTEYGAVNLHGASIRERGEMLISIAHPDFRAELRRQLADIRHV; from the coding sequence ATGACTTCTGAGTGGTCCGCGCGCGCCGTGTCGCCTGACGAAGCGGTGACAGCCATCCGCAGCGGGATGCGAGTGTTCGTCCACGGCGCCGCTGCGACACCGACGACGCTGCTCGAAGCGCTTGCGCGCCGCACCGACCTCGAAGGCGTGACCGTTTATCACCTGCACACCGCTGGACCGGCGCCATTTGCCGAGCCCGACAAGGCCGGCCAGTTCCGCTCGGTGTCATTGTTCACCGGCGCGCCGCTACGCGGTCCCATCGACGAGGGCCGGGCCGACTTCGTCCCGATCTTCCTGTCGGACATCCCCGGTCTGTTCTTCTCGGGCCGGGTGAAGCTCGATGCGGCACTGCTGTCGGTGTCGGTGCCGGACCGTCACGGCCTCTGCACGCTGGGCACCTCGGTCGACGCTGCGCGCGCGGCCGCCGACACGGCGCCGTTGCTCATCGCGGAAGTCAACACGCGGATGCCACGCACGCGCGGCAACGTCGTCGTGCCGGTGAAACGGCTCGACGCATTCATCGCCAACGACCGCCCGTTGCACGAGCACCAGGGGGCGCCGGAAACCGCCATCGAGGCCGCCATCGGCGAGTTGATCGCCGACCTCGTCGAGGATGGCTCGACACTGCAGATGGGCATCGGCGGGATCCCGGACGCGGTGCTGCGGCGGCTCGGCAACAAGCTCGAACTCGGCGTCCACACCGAGATGTTCTCGGATGGCCTGATCGATCTGCAGGTGGGCGGCGTCATCACCAATCGGCGCAAGGTCGTCCATCCCAATCGCACCGTCACGTCGTTCGTGAACGGCACCAGGCGACTGTTCGATTTCGTCGACGACAACCCGCAGGTCGAGTTCCATCCCTGCGATCGCACCAACGACACGGCGTTGATCCGCCGCAATCCCCGCGTGGTGGCGATCAACTCCGCACTCGAGATCGACCTCACCGGCCAGGTCTGCGCCGATTCGATCGGCTATCGCATCTTCTCCGGCATCGGCGGGCAGATGGACTTCATCCGCGGCGCTGCCCTCTCGGCGGGTGGCAAGCCGATCATCGCGCTGCCTGCCACCGCCGCGAAGGGCCAGGTGTCGCGCATCGTGTCGGCGCTGAAGCCCGGCGCGGGCGTCGTCACCACGCGCGGCCACGTCCACTGGATCGTCACCGAGTACGGCGCGGTGAACCTGCACGGCGCCTCGATTCGCGAGCGTGGCGAGATGCTGATCAGCATTGCGCACCCTGATTTCCGCGCCGAATTGCGCCGTCAGCTCGCTGACATCCGCCATGTGTAG
- a CDS encoding M20 metallopeptidase family protein: protein MRLLALFAAGLCAGLPAAAAGQDMSLPPAIRQRVASQATALSARLVETRRDIHRHPELGFRETRTAKLIADRLRALGFDEVREQVGVTGVVGVLKGGRPGKVVAVRSDMDALPIPELIDVPYKSTVPDVKHACGHDGHIAILLGVAEIFSGMRADIPGTVVFLFQPAEEGDPDGGSSGAQRMLEGGAFGAPAPAAIFGLHVMPTLQIGTIGVNVGPAMASSNRFTVTVTGKKTHAAYPHTGVDPIPIAAQVIDALQTIPSRMNNAAEPIVVSVATINGGNRYNIIADAVTMTGTVRTLAKDGPDRVKALMERAIKGVTEASGATYAFEFHSGNPVTYNEETLATASLPVLAETVGGRTKILEPPPQMGAEDFAMYQQRIPGLFFFLGVGNTARKITAMIHTEYFDLDEDALPIGVRALAGVTLDFLYRK, encoded by the coding sequence ATGAGATTGCTTGCCCTCTTCGCCGCCGGGCTCTGTGCCGGTCTGCCCGCGGCCGCCGCTGGACAGGACATGAGCCTTCCGCCGGCCATCCGGCAACGCGTCGCCAGCCAGGCGACCGCCCTGTCGGCCCGCCTGGTGGAGACGCGCCGCGACATCCATCGCCATCCCGAGCTCGGGTTCCGCGAGACGCGCACGGCGAAGCTGATCGCCGATCGCCTCCGCGCCCTCGGCTTCGACGAGGTCCGTGAGCAGGTTGGCGTCACGGGTGTCGTCGGCGTGCTGAAGGGAGGGCGGCCAGGCAAGGTGGTCGCGGTGCGGTCGGACATGGACGCGCTGCCCATCCCGGAACTGATCGACGTGCCCTACAAGTCGACGGTGCCCGACGTCAAGCACGCCTGCGGACACGACGGGCACATCGCGATCCTGCTCGGGGTGGCCGAGATCTTCAGCGGGATGCGCGCCGACATCCCCGGGACCGTGGTCTTCCTCTTCCAGCCGGCCGAGGAGGGCGATCCCGACGGCGGATCGTCCGGCGCGCAGCGGATGCTCGAAGGCGGAGCGTTCGGGGCTCCCGCGCCGGCGGCGATCTTCGGCCTGCACGTGATGCCGACGCTGCAGATCGGCACGATCGGCGTCAACGTCGGGCCGGCGATGGCCAGCAGCAACCGGTTCACCGTGACCGTCACGGGCAAGAAGACCCACGCGGCCTACCCGCACACGGGGGTCGACCCGATTCCGATCGCGGCGCAGGTGATCGACGCGCTCCAGACCATCCCCAGCCGCATGAACAACGCCGCCGAGCCGATCGTCGTCTCGGTCGCCACCATCAACGGCGGCAACCGCTACAACATCATCGCCGACGCCGTGACGATGACCGGCACCGTCCGCACGCTCGCGAAGGACGGGCCGGATCGCGTGAAGGCCCTGATGGAGCGCGCGATCAAGGGCGTGACCGAGGCGTCCGGGGCCACCTACGCGTTCGAGTTTCACAGCGGTAACCCGGTGACCTACAACGAGGAGACGCTCGCGACCGCGAGCCTGCCGGTCCTCGCGGAGACCGTCGGCGGGCGGACGAAGATCCTCGAGCCGCCGCCGCAGATGGGGGCGGAGGACTTCGCGATGTACCAGCAGCGGATTCCTGGGCTGTTCTTCTTTCTCGGCGTCGGCAACACGGCCAGGAAGATCACGGCCATGATCCACACGGAGTACTTCGATCTCGACGAGGACGCGCTGCCGATCGGCGTACGTGCGCTCGCCGGCGTCACGCTGGATTTCCTGTACAGGAAGTGA